One window of the Vigna radiata var. radiata cultivar VC1973A chromosome 1, Vradiata_ver6, whole genome shotgun sequence genome contains the following:
- the LOC106762632 gene encoding uncharacterized protein LOC106762632, whose product MDCKKALVETGGDLEKAQEYLRKKGLSSADKKSSRLAAEGRIGSYIHDSRIGVLIEVNCETDFVGRGEKFKELVGDLAMQVVASPQVQFVSIEEKELERQREDLLSKPENIREKIVEGRVSKRLWGACTFRVAFYQG is encoded by the coding sequence ATGGACTGCAAGAAAGCTCTAGTTGAAACTGGAGGGGATCTTGAAAAGGCCCAAGAATACCTGAGAAAAAAGGGTCTTTCCTCTGCCGACAAGAAATCAAGCCGGCTAGCAGCAGAAGGCAGAATTGGTTCATACATTCACGATTCACGCATTGGCGTTCTAATTGAGGTGAACTGCGAAACTGATTTTGTAGGTAGAGGTGAGAAATTCAAGGAATTGGTTGGTGATCTTGCAATGCAAGTGGTGGCCAGCCCACAGGTGCAGTTTGTATCCATTGAAGAAAAGGAACTTGAAAGACAGAGAGAGGACCTTCTTTCAAAACCAGAGAACATCAGAGAAAAAATTGTTGAGGGAAGGGTCTCTAAAAGGCTCTGGGGAGCTTGCACTTTTAGGGTAGCCTTTTATCAAGGATGA